The following are encoded in a window of Deinococcus ruber genomic DNA:
- a CDS encoding carbohydrate ABC transporter permease, protein MSLISKPHTAAPTRTRLHQRQDWTAAAFIAPAMVVLALFLLYPLVANFRLSFVNWNGLGNTARDVGLSNWLDLSRDAVFLRALGNNALLAVFSILIQLPLGLLLAVTLSRASRGSVALRIIYVLPLLMSSVAIGTVFRDLYDPNFGAINTALRSLHLDGLAQDWLGDPRFALASVIAVVCWQSVPFYMLLFMAGLSSMPDELREAATLDGASPRVIFWRITLPFLQGTVRTAAVLSLIGSLRYFDLVYVMTGGGPSGSSEVMATYMYRTVFSAFNIGYGAAVSSAMFLIVVVAASAALRLSRRYQTEV, encoded by the coding sequence TTGAGTCTGATTTCCAAACCCCACACCGCCGCGCCCACCCGCACGCGCCTACATCAGCGTCAGGACTGGACGGCGGCGGCCTTCATCGCGCCCGCCATGGTGGTGCTGGCCCTGTTTCTGCTGTACCCGCTGGTCGCCAATTTCCGGCTGTCGTTCGTGAACTGGAACGGGCTGGGCAACACCGCCCGTGACGTCGGACTGAGCAACTGGCTCGATCTCAGCCGCGACGCGGTGTTTCTCAGAGCGCTGGGCAACAACGCGCTGCTGGCGGTCTTCTCGATTCTGATTCAGCTGCCGCTGGGCCTGCTGCTGGCCGTCACGCTCAGCCGGGCGTCACGCGGCTCGGTGGCGCTGCGAATCATCTACGTCCTGCCGCTGCTGATGTCGAGCGTCGCCATCGGCACGGTCTTCCGCGACCTGTACGATCCGAATTTCGGCGCGATTAACACGGCGCTGCGGAGCCTGCATCTGGACGGTCTGGCGCAGGACTGGCTGGGTGACCCCCGGTTCGCCCTCGCCTCGGTCATCGCGGTGGTGTGCTGGCAGAGCGTTCCGTTCTATATGCTGCTGTTTATGGCCGGGCTGTCGAGCATGCCCGACGAACTGCGCGAGGCCGCCACGCTCGACGGCGCTTCGCCCAGAGTCATCTTCTGGCGCATCACGTTGCCCTTCCTTCAGGGAACGGTACGAACGGCGGCGGTGTTGTCGCTGATCGGCTCGCTGCGGTATTTCGATCTGGTGTATGTCATGACCGGGGGCGGGCCGTCCGGCTCCTCGGAGGTAATGGCGACCTACATGTACCGCACGGTCTTCAGCGCCTTCAACATCGGCTACGGAGCCGCCGTTTCGAGCGCCATGTTCCTGATCGTGGTGGTGGCCGCCAGCGCCGCTCTCCGCCTCTCACGCCGCTACCAGACGGAGGTATGA
- a CDS encoding extracellular solute-binding protein, translating into MKHASWMALTVVLASSLAAAQSALDVWHLQTTEGGKAVIQNAVNRFMKANPGVTVNVSPTPNDTYKTKLKIAFGANAAPCVFASWGGGPLYEYVKSDQVVDLTPYLQKDQTFYKRFVPAAWSAVTFDKKTYGIPAENTGIAVMLYNKALFAQYHLSPPKTWDDLLKIVATLKTHNVAALSLANKAKWPGSMYYGYLVDRIGGPDVFKNAVLRTNGGSFANPAFVKAGQMIQDLVKAGAFAQGYNGLDYDSGASRQLLYSGRAAMELMGTWELATIQNENPTFAKNVGFFAFPSVAGGKGNANDVLGTVGDNFYSIAKSCKTPDLAYKLLKALTDDQATQDRLADHRLPPVKGLTVTDPLLSQVAAFVAKAPSVQLWYDQDLAPQLGELHKDTSQALLGLTVTPQAAADQMEALAKKLAK; encoded by the coding sequence ATGAAGCACGCATCATGGATGGCCCTGACAGTCGTACTGGCTTCCTCTCTCGCGGCGGCACAGTCGGCGCTGGATGTCTGGCACCTCCAGACCACCGAGGGCGGAAAAGCGGTGATTCAGAACGCCGTCAACCGGTTCATGAAGGCCAATCCGGGCGTGACCGTGAATGTCAGCCCGACGCCGAACGACACCTATAAAACCAAGCTGAAGATCGCCTTCGGTGCCAATGCCGCGCCGTGCGTCTTCGCGTCGTGGGGCGGCGGCCCGCTGTACGAGTACGTCAAGTCCGATCAGGTGGTCGATCTGACGCCCTACCTCCAGAAAGATCAGACGTTTTATAAGCGGTTCGTGCCTGCCGCCTGGAGCGCCGTGACGTTCGACAAGAAGACCTACGGCATTCCCGCCGAGAACACCGGCATCGCCGTGATGCTCTACAACAAGGCCCTGTTCGCGCAGTATCACCTGAGTCCTCCCAAGACCTGGGACGACCTGCTGAAGATTGTTGCCACGCTGAAGACCCACAACGTGGCGGCCCTGTCGCTCGCCAACAAGGCCAAGTGGCCTGGCTCGATGTACTACGGCTATCTGGTCGACCGCATCGGCGGCCCCGACGTGTTCAAGAATGCGGTGCTGAGAACCAACGGCGGCAGCTTCGCCAACCCGGCGTTCGTGAAGGCCGGACAGATGATTCAGGATCTGGTGAAAGCCGGGGCGTTCGCACAGGGTTACAACGGCCTGGATTACGACAGCGGCGCGTCCAGACAGCTGCTGTACTCGGGCCGGGCCGCGATGGAACTGATGGGCACCTGGGAACTCGCCACCATTCAGAACGAAAATCCGACCTTTGCCAAGAACGTGGGCTTCTTTGCCTTCCCGTCGGTGGCGGGCGGCAAGGGCAATGCCAACGACGTGCTGGGCACGGTGGGCGATAACTTCTACAGCATCGCCAAATCGTGCAAGACCCCGGATCTGGCGTACAAGCTGCTCAAGGCTCTGACCGACGATCAGGCCACCCAGGACCGTCTGGCCGACCACCGCCTGCCCCCCGTCAAGGGCCTGACCGTCACCGATCCGCTGCTTTCGCAGGTGGCCGCCTTCGTAGCAAAGGCCCCCAGCGTGCAGCTGTGGTACGACCAGGACCTGGCTCCGCAGCTGGGCGAACTGCACAAGGACACCAGTCAGGCGCTGCTCGGTCTGACGGTCACGCCACAGGCCGCCGCCGACCAGATGGAGGCCCTCGCCAAGAAGCTCGCCAAATAA
- a CDS encoding LacI family DNA-binding transcriptional regulator: MPPGPVTLADVARRAAVSRMTVSKVINNKAGISEATRQKVHLAVAELGYVVNATARALSAGRTNTLGIVVPSIGPQYISEVIRGADLAAREAGLDLLISTTQEDTEHESQNVGRLTHGLVDGLLMVLPRSVQSYAHALMHAHVPVVVVATGNQNSPFPLVDSDHYQGARAAMSHLLSLGHHRIGFIAGRADTAASLERFRGYQEGLLTAGLVPEPVLVEEGNYTQPGGFAAALRLLQATPAVTAIFAANDLSAFGAMEAVKELGLRVPQDVSVMGFDDIPQASQVYPALTTIRQPLTEMGRAGIKQLLNVLHGAGTVTDRLVLPTELICRASTAPPPAGYLTSEPLLSPG; encoded by the coding sequence ATGCCCCCAGGTCCAGTGACGCTTGCTGATGTCGCACGCCGCGCAGCAGTTTCCCGAATGACCGTGTCCAAAGTCATCAACAACAAGGCCGGTATTTCAGAAGCCACCCGTCAGAAAGTACATCTCGCCGTCGCGGAACTCGGCTACGTGGTGAACGCGACCGCCCGCGCGCTTTCGGCTGGGCGTACCAATACGCTCGGCATCGTCGTGCCTTCGATCGGGCCGCAGTACATCAGCGAGGTCATTCGCGGTGCCGACCTCGCCGCCCGGGAAGCGGGCCTCGATCTGCTGATTTCCACCACCCAGGAAGACACCGAGCACGAATCTCAGAATGTCGGTCGCCTGACGCACGGCCTGGTCGATGGCCTGCTGATGGTGCTGCCCCGCTCGGTACAGAGTTACGCCCACGCCCTGATGCACGCGCATGTTCCGGTGGTGGTGGTGGCAACCGGCAACCAGAATTCGCCGTTTCCGCTGGTCGACTCCGACCACTATCAGGGCGCACGGGCCGCCATGAGCCATCTGCTGAGCCTGGGGCACCACCGCATCGGCTTCATCGCGGGCCGGGCCGACACCGCCGCCAGCCTGGAGCGCTTCCGTGGCTATCAGGAAGGGCTGTTGACGGCAGGTCTGGTGCCCGAACCGGTGCTGGTGGAAGAAGGCAATTACACCCAGCCGGGCGGGTTTGCCGCCGCACTTCGTCTGCTTCAGGCGACGCCCGCTGTGACTGCGATTTTCGCCGCCAACGACCTCTCGGCGTTCGGGGCGATGGAAGCGGTGAAGGAACTGGGGCTGCGGGTACCGCAGGACGTGTCGGTGATGGGCTTCGACGATATTCCGCAGGCCAGTCAGGTCTACCCTGCCCTCACCACCATCCGTCAGCCGCTCACCGAGATGGGCCGGGCCGGGATCAAACAGCTGCTGAACGTGCTGCACGGAGCGGGCACCGTCACAGACCGCCTGGTGCTTCCCACCGAACTGATCTGCCGGGCCTCCACTGCCCCGCCGCCCGCCGGATACCTGACGAGCGAACCGCTGCTTTCGCCGGGCTGA
- a CDS encoding M42 family metallopeptidase, whose amino-acid sequence MTLNIDGLLTLSNLNGVPGYEDAVREYVVQALDGLVDDVRIDAMGNVIAFRAGRASAEDDAAPRERVMLSAHMDEIGFLVRYIDDRGFLRVQALGGFDPRNLFARNVTVQTRSGLLPGILTPGGRPIHISSADDRKKVPELREFFIDLGLDADEVRRQVRVGDMVTLDQSARQVGNLVVGKALDDRASVFMQLEVLRRLTERPRHDVYAVFSTQEEIGLRGAVTAAYSVQPTLGVALDVTLAVDTPGVEADEAVTRAGQGIGIKVYDSSMVSTRWLVDVFCELAEREGVAYQLEVLALGGTDGAAIQRSRDGVPTITLSLPTRYIHSIVEAVHLNDLQAGIDLLLAYLR is encoded by the coding sequence GTGACCCTAAACATTGACGGGCTGCTGACGTTATCGAACCTCAACGGCGTACCCGGATACGAAGACGCGGTGCGCGAGTACGTGGTGCAGGCGCTGGACGGCCTGGTGGACGACGTGCGAATCGACGCGATGGGCAATGTGATCGCCTTCCGTGCCGGGCGGGCCAGCGCGGAAGACGACGCGGCCCCGCGTGAGCGCGTGATGCTGAGCGCCCACATGGACGAGATCGGCTTTCTGGTGCGCTACATCGACGACCGGGGGTTTCTGCGGGTGCAGGCGCTGGGCGGCTTCGATCCGCGCAACCTGTTCGCCCGCAACGTGACGGTGCAGACGCGCTCCGGGCTGCTGCCCGGCATTCTCACGCCGGGCGGTCGGCCCATTCATATTTCCAGCGCCGACGACCGCAAGAAGGTGCCGGAACTGCGTGAATTCTTCATCGATCTGGGCCTCGACGCCGACGAGGTACGCCGACAGGTGCGGGTGGGCGACATGGTCACGCTCGATCAGTCGGCGCGGCAGGTGGGAAATCTGGTGGTCGGCAAGGCGCTCGATGACCGCGCCAGCGTGTTCATGCAGCTCGAAGTCCTGCGCCGGCTGACCGAGCGCCCCCGCCACGACGTCTACGCGGTCTTCAGCACCCAGGAGGAAATCGGTCTGCGCGGGGCCGTGACCGCCGCGTACAGCGTGCAGCCGACGCTGGGCGTGGCGCTCGATGTGACGCTGGCCGTCGACACACCTGGCGTCGAGGCAGACGAGGCCGTCACGCGGGCCGGGCAGGGCATCGGCATCAAGGTCTACGACAGCAGCATGGTCAGTACGCGCTGGCTGGTCGATGTGTTCTGCGAGCTGGCAGAGCGGGAAGGTGTGGCGTATCAGCTCGAAGTGCTGGCGCTGGGCGGCACCGACGGCGCGGCCATCCAGCGCAGCCGAGACGGCGTGCCCACCATCACGCTCAGCCTGCCGACCCGCTACATTCACAGCATCGTCGAGGCCGTGCATCTGAACGACCTGCAGGCGGGCATCGACCTGCTGCTGGCCTACCTCCGCTGA
- a CDS encoding transposase, protein MTLKFLDQTGLSLMLSVCNSWFPRGSGRQFEVPTRWGSQGRLNLIGTLALTSQGEHLEVRELTVSCTQDAVIAYLDTLASLSEAEQRRLGKPQLTVVVLDNASFHRGQAVRAREPIWAAKGLLLRYLPPYCPMLNRIETTWRVLKGFLMPRRCYDTVADLRAALLIALHALGATIL, encoded by the coding sequence TTGACCCTCAAGTTCCTGGATCAGACGGGCCTGTCACTGATGCTCTCCGTCTGCAACTCGTGGTTCCCACGCGGCTCGGGTCGGCAGTTCGAGGTTCCCACCCGCTGGGGATCCCAAGGACGCCTCAACCTGATCGGCACGCTCGCCCTGACGAGCCAGGGCGAGCACCTGGAAGTGCGTGAACTGACGGTGTCCTGCACTCAGGATGCCGTCATCGCTTACCTCGACACGCTGGCCTCGCTCAGCGAGGCCGAGCAACGTCGGTTGGGGAAGCCGCAGTTGACGGTGGTGGTCTTGGACAATGCCTCGTTTCATCGCGGTCAAGCGGTTCGTGCCAGAGAGCCCATCTGGGCGGCCAAGGGGCTGCTGCTTCGCTATCTCCCGCCATACTGCCCGATGCTCAACCGCATTGAGACGACCTGGCGGGTGTTGAAAGGCTTTTTAATGCCCCGGCGGTGTTATGACACGGTGGCCGATCTCAGAGCGGCGTTGTTGATTGCCCTCCATGCCCTTGGAGCTACTATTCTCTAA
- a CDS encoding helix-turn-helix domain-containing protein: MLSLEEDVALRSLELGHGIHLKVRLRASIVRLNASGMTVPRLAQHFGRNQRSIHNDLDRYETRGIAGLTDKRCAGPARRVTEEMDAYLHERLAEPRLWNSALLAEALVERFGIRVSRDAMRVRLLALGYSWKRGRYAPGQEPDPAVLHEHQASLATLKKGHWTAN, from the coding sequence GTGCTGAGTCTGGAAGAAGATGTTGCTCTGCGCAGCTTGGAACTGGGTCACGGCATCCATCTCAAAGTGCGGCTGCGAGCCAGCATCGTGCGGCTGAATGCCAGCGGGATGACGGTCCCTCGCCTCGCCCAGCACTTCGGACGCAACCAGCGAAGCATTCACAATGACTTGGATCGTTACGAGACGCGTGGGATCGCGGGGTTGACGGACAAACGCTGTGCCGGCCCTGCGCGTCGGGTGACCGAGGAGATGGATGCCTACCTCCACGAGCGCCTGGCAGAACCCCGCCTGTGGAACAGTGCGCTGTTGGCCGAAGCGCTCGTAGAGCGCTTCGGGATTCGGGTGAGCCGGGATGCGATGCGGGTGCGGCTGTTGGCCTTGGGCTATTCGTGGAAACGTGGGCGGTACGCGCCGGGTCAGGAACCTGACCCGGCTGTCCTGCATGAACACCAGGCGTCGTTAGCGACGCTAAAAAAGGGGCACTGGACGGCAAATTGA